One genomic window of Glycine max cultivar Williams 82 chromosome 16, Glycine_max_v4.0, whole genome shotgun sequence includes the following:
- the LOC100789257 gene encoding acetyl-coenzyme A synthetase, chloroplastic/glyoxysomal — MIPLSHNSVSVHLGGVPCDPLHPIAFDPTLNKPCSSTSLFWNCKRRRKRKNSIIMASNLRTNNFLRHVESMKLLPSGAGHISHLNAVILGESLATEEDDFVLPSEDFAGQANVQSPEQYLKMYKRSIEDPAGFWSEIASEFYWKQRWGDKVCDENFDVRKGNIKIEWFKGGITNICYNCLDRNVEAGLGDKVAVYWEGNEPGLDGTLTYTQLLQQVCQLANYLKDIGVKKGDAVIIYLPMLMELPIAMLACARIGAVHSVVFAGFSAEALSQRIIDCKPKVVITCNAVKRGSKPIYLKDIVDAAINDSSQNGVSIDKCLVYENPLAMKRVDTKWKEGRDIWWQDVIHQYPTTCPVEWVDAEDPLFLLYTSGSTGKPKGVLHTTGGYMVYTATTFKYAFDYKPHDIYWCTADCGWITGHSYVTYGPMLNGASVIVYEGAPNYPDAGRCWDIVDKYKVTIFYTAPTLVRSLMRDGDTFVTRYSRKSLRVLGSVGEPINPSAWRWFYNVVGDSRCPISDTWWQTETGGFMITPLPGAWPQKPGSATLPFFGVQPVIVDEKGVEIEGECNGYLCVKKSWPGAFRTLYGDHERYETTYFKPFSGYYFSGDGCSRDKDGYHWLTGRVDDVINVSGHRIGTAEVESALVSHPQCAEAAVVGVEHEVKGQGIYAFVTVVDGVPYSEELRKDLVLTVRKQIGAFAAPDKIHWAPGLPKTRSGKIMRRILRKIASRQLDELGDTSTLSDPNVVNQLIELADS; from the exons ATGATTCCTCTGTCCCATAACTCAGTCTCTGTTCACCTGGGTGGAGTACCCTGTGACCCTCTTCACCCAATTGCGTTCGATCCCACTCTGAACAAGCCTTGTTCTTCCACCTCTCTGTTTTGGAACTGCAAGAGGAGAAGGAAGAGGAAAAACTCCATTATCATGGCCTCTAATCTCAGGACCAACAATTTCCTGCGCCATGTGGAATCAATGAAGCTTCTTCCATCAGGTGCTGGCCACATTTCGCACCTGAACGCTGTGATACTTGGTGAATCTCTCGCCACTGAAGAGGATGATTTCGTTCTTCCAAGTGAGGACTTTGCTGGCCAAGCCAATGTTCAGTCCCCAGAACAG TATCTGAAGATGTATAAGAGATCGATTGAGGACCCTGCTGGATTCTGGTCTGAGATTGCCTCAGAGTTCTATTGGAAACAGAGATGGGGTGACAAAGTGTGTGATGAAAATTTTGATGTAAGGAAAGGGAATATAAAGATTGAG TGGTTCAAGGGTGGCATCACCAACATCTGTTATAATTGCTTGGATAGAAATGTTGAAGCTGGACTTGGTGACAAGGTCGCCGTTTACTGGGAAGGCAATGAGCCTGGTTTGGATGGTACTTTGACATACACTCAGCTTCTCCAGCAAGTTTGCCAG CTTGCAAACTACCTTAAAGATATTGGCGTGAAGAAGGGAGATgctgtaattatttatttgccCATGCTTATGGAGCTTCCCATCGCAATGCTTGCCTGTGCCCGGATTGGTGCTGTTCATTCG gttGTATTTGCTGGTTTTTCTGCAGAAGCTCTTTCCCAGAGAATCATTGATTGTAAACCAAAAGTTGTAATTACTTGCAATGCTGTTAAAAGGGGCTCTAAGCCTATCTATCTGAAAGATATTGTTGATGCTGCAATCAATGATTCATCCCAAAATGGGGTTTCTATAG ATAAATGCCTAGTTTATGAAAACCCATTAGCAATGAAGAGGGTAGATACCAAATGGAAGGAAGGGCGTGATATATGGTGGCAG GATGTCATTCATCAATATCCAACTACTTGTCCAGTGGAGTGGGTTGATGCAGAGGATCCACTTTTTCTACTCTATACAAGTGGGAGTACAGGAAAACCAAAG GGTGTCCTCCATACAACTGGTGGTTACATGGTGTACACTGCAACAACATTCAAGTATGCATTTGACTACAAGCCGCATGACATCTACTG GTGTACTGCTGATTGTGGTTGGATTACTGGGCACAGCTATGTCACTTATGGACCCATGCTCAATGGTGCATCTGTCATCGTGTATGAAGGG GCTCCTAATTATCCTGATGCTGGGAGATGTTGGGACATTGTTGACAAATATAAGGTGACAATATTCTACACTGCTCCTACATTGGTGCGGTCCCTCATGCGTGATGGTGACACG TTTGTTACTCGCTACTCAAGGAAATCTTTACGAGTCCTAGGAAGTGTAGGCGAGCCCATAAATCCAAGTGCATGGAGGTGGTTTTACAATGTAGTTGGAGATTCAAGGTGCCCTATCTCTGACACTTGGTGGCAAACAGAAACGGGTGGCTTCATG ATAACTCCACTACCAGGTGCTTGGCCCCAGAAACCTGGTTCTGCAACTCTCCCTTTCTTTGGAGTTCAG CCAGTCATTGTGGATGAGAAAGGTGTTGAAATAGAAGGAGAGTGCAATGGATATTTGTGTGTGAAGAAATCATGGCCCGGGGCATTCAGAACTCTGTATGGTGATCATGAAAGATATGAAACAACATATTTCAAGCCATTTTCCGGATACTATTTCAGTGGTGATGGTTGCAGCAG GGATAAAGATGGATACCATTGGCTCACTGGAAGAGTTGATGATGTTATCAATGTTAG TGGGCATCGAATTGGCACAGCAGAAGTGGAATCAGCTTTAGTTTCACATCCGCAATGTGCAGAGGCTGCTGTGGTTGGTGTGGAGCATGAG GTCAAAGGACAGGGCATCTATGCAtttgttacagttgtggatggTGTTCCTTACAGTGAAGAACTGCGGAAGGACCTTGTACTCACAGTTCGAAAGCAG ATAGGAGCCTTTGCAGCGCCTGACAAAATTCATTGGGCACCTGGCCTTCCAAAAACAAGGAGTGGAAAGATAATGCGAAGAATTCTGAGAAAAATTGCTTCCCGGCAGCTGGATGAACTTGGAGATACAAGTACCCTTTCAGATCCAAATGTGGTCAATCAACTTATAGAACTTGCAGATTCTTGA
- the LOC100789790 gene encoding pentatricopeptide repeat-containing protein At3g26630, chloroplastic, with protein sequence MKVACCSPDIINAPYLGTPRTRFGSEEALVLLQKCSNFKQLKQVHGKIIRFGLTYDQLLMRKLIQLSSSYGKMKYATLVFDQLNAPDVFTWNVMIRAFTIGGSPKMALLLFKAMLCQGFAPDKFTYPFVINACMASSALDLGIVAHALAIKMGFWGDLYVQNTMMNLYFKCENVDDGRKVFDKMRVRNVFAWTTVISGLVACGKLDTARELFEQMPSKNVVSWTAMIDGYVKHKQPIEAFNLFERMQQVDNVRPNEYTLVSLVRACTEMGSLKLGRRVHDFALKNGFELEPFLGTALIDMYSKCGYLDDARTVFDMMQVRTLATWNTMITSLGVHGYRDEALSLFDEMEKANEVPDAITFVGVLSACVYMNDLELAQKYFNLMTDHYGITPILEHYTCMVEIYTRAIELDENYTSGNTMEANHDVAELLHKNKLTSFDDIKKLIHKQYGDLDFSELVLDHSSTSSPPQVPSSRGMQIDISKTS encoded by the coding sequence ATGAAGGTGGCATGTTGTAGCCCAGACATTATTAATGCTCCCTACTTGGGAACCCCAAGAACAAGGTTTGGTTCTGAGGAAGCCCTTGTCTTGCTTCAAAAATGTAGCAACTTCAAACAACTCAAGCAAGTCCATGGCAAAATAATCCGTTTTGGTCTTACCTATGACCAATTGCTTATGAGGAAACTAATTCAGCTCTCTTCCTCTTATGGCAAAATGAAATATGCCACTTTGGTATTTGATCAACTCAATGCCCCAGATGTCTTCACTTGGAATGTCATGATTAGAGCTTTTACCATTGGTGGTTCTCCTAAAATGGCCCTTCTTTTGTTCAAGGCCATGCTATGCCAGGGCTTTGCACCTGACAAGTTTACATACCCTTTTGTGATCAATGCTTGCATGGCCTCTAGTGCCCTTGATCTTGGAATAGTAGCCCATGCTTTGGCCATCAAAATGGGATTTTGGGGTGACCTGTATGTGCAAAACACCATGATGAATCTCTACTTCAAGTGTGAGAATGTGGATGATGGACGGAAGGTGTTTGATAAAATGCGTGTGCGCAATGTGTTCGCGTGGACCACCGTGATTTCTGGGCTTGTTGCCTGTGGGAAATTGGACACTGCCAGGGAGCTATTTGAGCAGATGCCTTCCAAGAATGTTGTTTCATGGACTGCAATGATTGATGGGTATGTGAAACACAAGCAGCCCATTGAAGCCTTCAATCTGTTTGAAAGAATGCAGCAGGTTGATAATGTGAGGCCAAATGAGTACACTTTGGTGAGCCTGGTCAGAGCATGTACTGAGATGGGTAGCCTCAAGTTGGGTAGAAGGGTTCATGATTTTGCTCTCAAGAATGGTTTTGAGCTTGAGCCATTCTTGGGTACCGCGCTTATAGACATGTACAGCAAGTGTGGCTATTTAGATGATGCGAGGACAGTGTTTGATATGATGCAGGTGAGAACCTTGGCTACTTGGAATACCATGATCACTAGCTTGGGTGTGCACGGGTATAGAGATGAAGCCTTATCCCTTTTTGATGAAATGGAGAAGGCAAATGAGGTTCCTGATGCTATCACTTTTGTTGGTGTTCTGAGTGCTTGCGTTTATATGAATGACCTGGAACTAGCTCAGAAGTATTTCAATCTTATGACAGATCATTATGGTATAACACCTATCTTGGAACACTATACATGCATGGTTGAAATCTATACTCGTGCTATTGAGTTGGATGAGAATTACACATCAGGGAACACCATGGAAGCTAATCATGATGTTGCAGAATTGCTCCACAAGAACAAACTCACTAGTTTCGACGACATTAAAAAACTTATACACAAGCAATACGGGGATTTGGATTTCTCAGAACTAGTTTTGGACCATTCCTCCACGAGCTCTCCACCTCAAGTCCCGAGCTCAAGGGGGATGCAGATTGATATCAGCAAAACAAGTTGA